From Paenibacillus sp. GP183, one genomic window encodes:
- a CDS encoding DUF2524 domain-containing protein, with the protein MLEHLESNYDCANAGADLNSLLEELKALKSDGEASKETEMQINRIENQIRFIENKCSIRPQHELQG; encoded by the coding sequence ATGTTGGAGCATCTAGAAAGTAATTATGACTGCGCCAATGCCGGCGCAGATCTTAACAGTCTGCTGGAAGAACTGAAAGCACTCAAAAGCGATGGAGAAGCTTCTAAAGAAACAGAAATGCAAATAAACCGTATTGAAAACCAGATCCGCTTTATCGAAAATAAATGCTCCATTCGTCCGCAGCATGAATTGCAAGGATAA
- a CDS encoding LUD domain-containing protein, which produces MHGREAFMQNIASRLGRPQPLATAPERREHGVPEHYKAISLTQEEKVDLFIQNWTALSGKVLVVKGEEAGPAISAYLQEVCRELGVSRATMWDHEPLAALGLEPGLAQAGVALVPWRELAADGGKLGTDAPGAAAEQPQAAQTAKWAQRSALLRAAERCQIGIVWPDYAIANTSTLTLLAQGGKGRSVSLLPDILFAVFRANQLVTRMGEMFQRVREDHPDPVTLPSSLNMITGPSRSADIENDLTIGIHGPGKVYAVIIE; this is translated from the coding sequence ATGCACGGCCGCGAGGCGTTCATGCAAAACATCGCGAGCCGCCTGGGCCGCCCGCAGCCCTTGGCCACAGCTCCGGAACGCCGCGAACACGGCGTTCCGGAGCACTACAAAGCCATCTCCCTGACGCAGGAGGAGAAGGTGGATCTGTTCATCCAGAACTGGACCGCATTAAGCGGCAAGGTTCTGGTGGTGAAGGGAGAGGAAGCCGGCCCCGCCATATCGGCTTACCTGCAAGAGGTGTGCCGCGAGCTCGGCGTGAGCCGCGCCACGATGTGGGACCACGAGCCGCTGGCGGCGCTCGGGCTCGAACCGGGCTTGGCCCAAGCAGGTGTAGCCCTTGTGCCGTGGCGCGAGCTTGCCGCAGACGGCGGCAAGCTTGGCACGGACGCGCCAGGCGCAGCTGCGGAGCAGCCGCAAGCGGCGCAAACCGCGAAGTGGGCGCAGCGCAGCGCCCTTCTGCGGGCGGCCGAGCGATGCCAAATCGGCATCGTCTGGCCGGACTACGCCATCGCGAATACCAGTACGCTGACGCTGCTGGCGCAAGGCGGAAAGGGCAGGTCGGTGAGCCTCCTGCCCGATATCCTGTTCGCTGTATTCCGCGCGAACCAGCTGGTCACCCGCATGGGGGAGATGTTCCAGCGGGTGAGAGAAGACCACCCCGACCCGGTGACCTTGCCGTCGTCGCTCAACATGATCACCGGCCCGAGCCGCAGTGCCGATATCGAAAACGACTTGACCATCGGGATCCATGGTCCCGGCAAGGTATATGCGGTTATCATCGAATAA
- a CDS encoding LutB/LldF family L-lactate oxidation iron-sulfur protein, whose protein sequence is MSSVQTSSSHDPELELIGSGLKKRTELALGDEFLRKAVAFTTDKLKNGRLNAMADIGNWELWRDRASNIRTHTICHLDYYLTQFSDNVVNSGGHVYFCKTADDAVKQFIEIAEMKKARLVAKGKSMVSEEIHLNHHLEEIGIEAIETDLGEYILQLAKETPSHLIIPAIHKNKQQIADLFTEASGKELMPETKVLADYAKQKLRNYFLEADIGLTGCNFGVAESGSITLVSNEGNGRMVSTLPKTHVVVMGMERLIPTFEDLEVMLNMLARSATGQKLTTYTSLITGPRRPEDLDGPEELHVIILDNGRSSQLGDPVFQEVLNCIRCAACLNVCPVYRHIGGHAYGSVYSGPIGAVLTPLIQQDMKEAGQLSYASSLCGACYEACPVKIPLHDMLVQLRHRKVKMKLTPMAERIAFRTFQTAFGHVTLYKMAIKSAYYMQKPLLQEGKIKKGFGPLAGWTQSRFLPMKPKQSFRDKWEALQLEMKQKAKIDVGQTIKQDNKMETNANSHPARSSAVSGEELSAERSAYKKAAEERGGADE, encoded by the coding sequence GTGAGCAGCGTACAAACAAGCAGTTCCCATGATCCGGAGCTGGAGCTTATTGGCAGCGGCTTGAAGAAGCGTACAGAGCTTGCGCTCGGAGATGAATTTCTACGCAAAGCGGTTGCCTTTACAACAGATAAGCTAAAAAACGGAAGACTCAACGCGATGGCCGATATCGGAAATTGGGAATTATGGCGTGATCGTGCCAGCAACATCCGCACGCATACCATCTGCCATCTGGATTATTATTTGACTCAATTTTCCGATAATGTGGTGAACAGCGGCGGTCATGTTTATTTTTGCAAAACGGCTGATGATGCAGTCAAGCAGTTCATAGAAATTGCCGAAATGAAGAAAGCGAGGCTTGTTGCGAAGGGTAAATCGATGGTGTCCGAAGAAATACACCTCAACCATCATCTCGAGGAAATCGGTATTGAAGCTATTGAGACTGACCTGGGCGAGTACATTCTGCAGCTGGCCAAGGAGACGCCTTCCCATCTGATCATCCCGGCTATTCATAAAAATAAACAGCAAATTGCTGATTTATTTACCGAAGCTTCCGGAAAGGAATTAATGCCGGAGACGAAGGTATTGGCCGATTATGCCAAGCAAAAGCTGCGCAATTACTTTTTGGAGGCGGATATTGGCCTCACAGGCTGCAATTTTGGCGTAGCCGAATCGGGATCGATTACGCTTGTATCCAACGAAGGCAATGGCCGCATGGTTTCCACCTTACCTAAAACCCACGTTGTTGTGATGGGCATGGAGCGTCTGATCCCAACCTTTGAAGATCTGGAAGTCATGCTCAACATGCTTGCACGCAGTGCAACTGGACAAAAGCTTACTACGTATACCTCTTTAATTACGGGACCTCGCAGACCGGAAGATCTGGATGGACCCGAAGAGCTCCATGTCATTATCCTCGATAACGGACGATCTTCCCAGCTGGGTGATCCCGTGTTTCAGGAAGTTCTTAATTGTATTCGCTGCGCGGCTTGTCTCAATGTTTGCCCAGTGTACCGGCACATTGGCGGGCACGCTTATGGCAGTGTATACAGCGGACCGATCGGAGCAGTGCTCACGCCGTTAATTCAGCAGGATATGAAGGAGGCTGGACAGCTTTCCTATGCCTCCAGCCTTTGCGGGGCTTGCTATGAAGCATGTCCGGTTAAAATCCCGCTGCATGACATGCTCGTCCAGCTTCGTCACCGCAAGGTGAAAATGAAGCTGACGCCAATGGCGGAAAGAATCGCTTTCCGCACCTTCCAGACCGCATTCGGTCATGTGACGCTGTATAAAATGGCGATCAAATCGGCCTATTATATGCAAAAGCCACTGCTTCAGGAAGGCAAAATTAAAAAGGGCTTCGGACCGTTAGCCGGCTGGACACAGTCACGCTTCCTGCCGATGAAGCCGAAGCAGTCTTTCCGAGACAAGTGGGAGGCCTTGCAATTGGAAATGAAGCAGAAGGCGAAAATCGATGTGGGGCAGACCATTAAACAGGACAACAAGATGGAAACAAATGCGAACAGCCATCCTGCTCGATCGAGCGCTGTTTCGGGGGAGGAGCTGAGTGCGGAGCGTTCCGCTTATAAAAAGGCAGCGGAAGAACGGGGTGGAGCGGATGAGTAA
- a CDS encoding (Fe-S)-binding protein, producing MRVSLFVTCLADVMYPQVGESVVRLLSRFGCEVDFPQMQTCCGQPAFNSGYQDEAREVARGMIRAFEQSDYVVSPSGSCSGMIHHYYPYLFENEPEWKAKAEALVEKTYEFSRFLVKVLGVSDMGAIFEEKVTYHPSCHAMRLLGVKEEPMQLLENVKGAEFIELSHKEDCCGFGGTFAVKMADMSEAMVCEKTKHVVETGATVLVGTDMGCLMNIDGRLNKEGKPIRVMHLAELLEKGVMESEQRTNKQFP from the coding sequence ATGCGGGTATCTTTGTTTGTTACTTGCTTGGCGGATGTGATGTATCCCCAGGTTGGAGAAAGCGTAGTGCGGCTTTTGAGCCGTTTTGGATGTGAGGTCGATTTCCCCCAAATGCAGACCTGCTGCGGTCAGCCTGCTTTTAACAGCGGCTATCAGGATGAAGCCAGAGAGGTAGCCAGAGGCATGATTCGTGCTTTTGAGCAAAGTGACTATGTGGTTTCTCCTTCCGGATCATGTTCCGGGATGATTCATCATTATTATCCCTATTTATTCGAAAATGAACCGGAATGGAAAGCTAAAGCAGAAGCGTTGGTGGAGAAAACGTATGAGTTCTCGCGGTTTTTGGTAAAGGTTCTAGGTGTATCGGATATGGGTGCCATTTTCGAGGAAAAAGTTACGTATCACCCATCTTGCCATGCCATGCGGCTGCTTGGTGTCAAAGAAGAGCCAATGCAACTGCTTGAGAACGTAAAAGGCGCAGAATTTATTGAGCTTTCCCATAAAGAGGATTGCTGCGGATTCGGGGGTACATTTGCCGTGAAAATGGCCGATATGTCGGAAGCAATGGTTTGCGAGAAAACGAAGCATGTTGTGGAAACCGGAGCAACGGTTTTGGTTGGAACGGATATGGGCTGCCTGATGAATATCGACGGCCGGTTGAATAAAGAAGGCAAGCCGATTCGTGTGATGCATTTGGCAGAGCTTTTGGAGAAAGGGGTAATGGAAAGTGAGCAGCGTACAAACAAGCAGTTCCCATGA
- a CDS encoding FadR/GntR family transcriptional regulator yields the protein MRKSDSVEITKIASRKIYEQIASQIKDQIVNGKLLPGDKLPSTRELSESFQVGRSTVREALSALKAMGLVEIHQGEGSYVRKIDPSDLEMPQLDALIMSRTTILELLEARKSLEVSNAGLAAEKRTEEDLRAFKQILERMQNSLDNEAEGEKEDILFHLTLAGATHNSIMMRLLETISGQMELAIRETRRLQVYSNKSVLIQLYKEHQEIYEAIHTSNPEEAQNKMRQHLFHVERMLMPFLK from the coding sequence ATGAGAAAGAGTGATAGCGTGGAAATTACGAAAATTGCTTCAAGGAAAATTTATGAGCAAATCGCTTCGCAAATCAAAGATCAAATTGTGAATGGCAAGCTGCTCCCAGGTGACAAACTTCCTTCAACCCGTGAGCTGTCGGAGTCTTTTCAAGTAGGCCGATCAACCGTTCGTGAGGCATTAAGTGCGCTCAAGGCCATGGGTCTCGTGGAAATACATCAAGGTGAAGGCAGCTATGTACGAAAAATTGATCCGTCTGACCTCGAGATGCCGCAGTTGGACGCTCTGATTATGAGCAGGACAACGATCCTGGAGCTTCTGGAGGCACGTAAATCACTTGAGGTTTCCAATGCTGGGTTAGCGGCTGAAAAGCGTACGGAAGAGGATCTCCGAGCGTTTAAGCAGATCTTGGAGCGGATGCAGAACAGTTTGGATAATGAGGCAGAGGGGGAAAAGGAAGATATCCTCTTTCACCTTACTTTAGCCGGAGCGACGCATAATTCGATCATGATGAGACTCCTTGAAACCATATCCGGCCAGATGGAGCTGGCAATTCGTGAAACCCGCAGACTGCAGGTGTATTCCAATAAATCGGTGCTGATCCAGCTGTATAAAGAACATCAAGAAATATATGAGGCCATTCATACAAGCAATCCGGAAGAAGCGCAAAATAAAATGCGGCAGCACCTTTTCCATGTAGAGCGAATGCTGATGCCTTTTTTGAAGTAA
- a CDS encoding MarR family transcriptional regulator, translated as MSSDNSSNEPRKQEIIQEIQGLIERIAFKFKQRMNHPQSDYQLAGGQIFVIMMLNKMGSCNASDIANKLGVTSGAVTGLTDKLVNLGLMNRIRSEEDRRVVHFSLTEKGMELSKQIFQERMNKMMNVFSELKEEDLEKMMDVFTKLDAVLN; from the coding sequence GTGTCTTCCGACAACAGCAGCAATGAACCAAGAAAACAAGAAATCATTCAGGAAATACAGGGATTAATTGAGCGTATCGCTTTTAAATTCAAGCAAAGAATGAATCATCCTCAATCGGATTATCAGTTGGCGGGCGGTCAGATCTTTGTCATTATGATGCTGAACAAGATGGGAAGTTGTAATGCTTCCGATATCGCAAATAAACTCGGAGTTACGTCGGGAGCTGTAACAGGACTTACCGACAAGCTGGTAAATTTGGGACTGATGAACCGCATTCGTTCGGAAGAGGATCGCAGAGTGGTTCATTTTTCGCTTACGGAAAAAGGTATGGAGCTGTCCAAACAAATTTTTCAGGAGCGCATGAATAAAATGATGAACGTATTCTCCGAGCTTAAAGAAGAAGATTTAGAGAAGATGATGGACGTATTCACCAAATTGGATGCAGTCCTCAATTAA
- a CDS encoding MDR family MFS transporter, which produces MSTISQTATETAPTPKQIKWIVTGLMLGLLLSSLDQTIVSTAMPTVISDLHGLALYSWVFSIYMLTSTAAVPIFGKLADLYGRRLIYLIGMGFFLAGSALCGLSHNMTELIIFRAIQGIGAGALMPIAMTIIGDIFPPDRRGKMQGIFGAVFGLSSVLGPAVGGFLVDNVNWQWIFYVNLPFGILGAIVLGTVLKESKGTEKKSIDWGGAIVLTGAVVTLLLALVLGGGGANDPGTHFPWGSFQIIGLFAASVVLIVLFIFIESRAKEPIIPLYLFKNRAITVSSIVGFFMGIGMFGAITYIPLFVQGVIGSSATQAGYILTPLMLSLIASSIIGGRIISKVSYRVIIVVSMLIMTIGFLLMSQMTLNTPNSTVVIYMIITGLGMGALMPVLTIAVQSAVSREQRGVATSSSQFFRSIGATLGVSVMGALMTNKMNAGLSDLGKSLPNIPAETLSKFANPQMLLNPQARASMPPALLEGVRGVLAHSITLVFASGVIFVLIGLLAGFFMGKERLKKSEEGTASKAEVLEAL; this is translated from the coding sequence ATGTCTACCATATCACAAACTGCAACAGAAACAGCTCCAACACCCAAACAAATAAAATGGATTGTCACCGGGCTTATGCTGGGACTTCTGCTTTCATCCCTGGATCAAACGATCGTATCCACAGCGATGCCAACCGTAATCTCCGACCTGCATGGATTGGCGCTTTACAGTTGGGTATTCTCCATCTACATGCTGACTTCAACCGCAGCTGTTCCGATTTTCGGAAAACTGGCTGACTTGTATGGCCGAAGATTGATTTACTTAATCGGCATGGGCTTTTTCCTGGCTGGTTCTGCGCTGTGCGGCCTCTCGCATAACATGACGGAATTGATTATTTTTCGTGCTATTCAAGGAATTGGCGCCGGCGCATTAATGCCAATTGCGATGACGATCATCGGCGATATCTTTCCTCCGGATCGACGCGGTAAAATGCAAGGCATATTCGGCGCAGTATTCGGCTTATCCAGTGTGCTCGGGCCTGCTGTCGGCGGATTTTTGGTTGATAACGTGAACTGGCAGTGGATATTTTATGTGAATCTGCCATTCGGTATTCTGGGTGCCATCGTTCTTGGAACAGTTCTCAAGGAATCCAAAGGGACTGAGAAGAAATCCATTGACTGGGGCGGTGCCATTGTCTTGACAGGCGCAGTCGTCACCCTCCTGTTGGCGCTTGTACTTGGCGGAGGCGGTGCGAACGATCCGGGTACGCATTTTCCATGGGGTTCGTTCCAGATTATTGGTTTATTTGCTGCAAGTGTTGTTTTAATCGTGCTGTTCATTTTCATTGAATCGCGCGCCAAAGAGCCAATTATTCCACTTTACCTGTTCAAAAACCGTGCCATTACCGTATCCAGCATCGTTGGATTTTTTATGGGAATCGGGATGTTCGGCGCCATCACATACATTCCATTGTTTGTGCAAGGTGTCATCGGATCATCAGCCACACAAGCCGGCTATATCTTGACTCCCTTGATGCTGTCGCTGATCGCATCGAGCATTATCGGGGGACGAATTATCAGCAAGGTCTCCTATCGGGTGATAATCGTCGTTTCCATGCTGATCATGACAATAGGCTTTCTCCTGATGTCGCAGATGACGCTAAATACTCCAAATTCAACGGTTGTAATCTATATGATCATAACCGGCCTAGGTATGGGTGCTTTGATGCCAGTATTGACCATTGCCGTTCAAAGCGCAGTGTCCCGGGAACAGCGCGGTGTCGCAACGTCTTCTTCCCAGTTTTTCCGCTCCATCGGTGCTACTTTGGGAGTAAGCGTAATGGGAGCCTTAATGACTAACAAAATGAATGCAGGCCTAAGTGATCTCGGGAAATCTTTACCCAATATTCCCGCGGAAACCCTCAGCAAGTTTGCGAATCCGCAGATGCTGTTGAATCCTCAGGCAAGAGCTTCAATGCCGCCTGCTCTTCTTGAAGGCGTGCGAGGAGTTCTAGCTCACTCCATAACTCTTGTATTCGCCAGCGGTGTTATTTTCGTCCTTATCGGGCTTCTCGCCGGTTTCTTCATGGGCAAAGAAAGACTTAAGAAATCCGAAGAAGGAACAGCCTCTAAAGCGGAAGTGCTGGAAGCTTTGTAA
- a CDS encoding M14 family metallocarboxypeptidase has protein sequence MEEGYSYQRMKEDLARLCEQFPFLYVETIGHSVAGRGIPVVRLGTGPNEIHYNAAMHANEWITAPLLMRFLEEAACAFMQGSCYRGKDMRQIFSETSLWAVPMVNPDGVDLVHTAPCHFENWKANLRGVDLNDQFPAHWEEERARRTVQLPGERDYGGEAPLTEPEAVALARFTSLHDFQLVMALHTQGREIYWNYRDLEPPGSEAIAYRFAQVSGYKAVKLTDSDAGYKDWFIQEFGRPGFTVEVGWGTNPLPPDLLPQLYEEVADILLEGLTVCMNRFGPPTYTD, from the coding sequence ATGGAAGAAGGATACAGCTATCAGAGGATGAAAGAGGATCTTGCGAGGCTATGCGAGCAATTTCCTTTCTTGTATGTTGAAACAATTGGACATAGTGTCGCGGGAAGGGGAATTCCTGTTGTACGCTTAGGTACTGGACCCAATGAGATTCATTACAATGCGGCCATGCATGCGAATGAGTGGATCACTGCACCCTTGTTGATGCGTTTCCTGGAGGAGGCTGCGTGCGCTTTTATGCAGGGAAGCTGTTATCGAGGGAAGGATATGCGGCAGATTTTTTCAGAAACGAGCCTCTGGGCCGTACCCATGGTTAACCCGGATGGGGTAGATTTGGTACACACAGCTCCTTGCCATTTTGAGAATTGGAAGGCGAACCTGCGAGGAGTCGACCTCAATGATCAATTTCCGGCGCACTGGGAAGAAGAACGTGCTCGCAGAACTGTGCAGCTGCCCGGGGAAAGAGATTATGGAGGTGAAGCTCCATTGACGGAGCCTGAAGCTGTCGCATTAGCCCGCTTTACCTCTTTGCATGATTTTCAGCTTGTTATGGCTCTGCATACGCAAGGGAGAGAAATTTACTGGAATTACCGTGATTTGGAGCCGCCTGGTTCAGAAGCCATTGCTTATAGATTCGCGCAAGTCAGTGGTTATAAAGCTGTAAAACTCACCGATAGTGATGCCGGCTATAAGGACTGGTTCATCCAAGAATTTGGCAGGCCAGGATTTACGGTTGAGGTCGGATGGGGAACGAATCCATTGCCGCCTGATCTGCTGCCTCAGCTTTATGAAGAGGTGGCCGATATTTTGCTTGAAGGCTTGACCGTGTGTATGAACAGATTTGGGCCGCCCACATATACTGATTAA
- the racE gene encoding glutamate racemase, which translates to MQQAIAILDSGVGGLTVVKEVMRQLPLEKIIYFGDTARSPYGPRPAEEVQAFTAQIVDYLIQFNPKMIVIACNTATAAAMDLIRSKVSIPVLGVISPGVRAAIKSSFNARVGVIGTEGTIRSKAYEQALTSISPNIQVFSQACPDLAPLVEKGLFDSDETIQAVEASLSVLRSSPMDCLILGCTHYPFLTRAISEVMGSEVKLISSADETAREISAILHHHEMLSPTGMVPFHQFYCSGEPGLFKQIAQNWLKEEISITPVVWQVPTIR; encoded by the coding sequence GTGCAGCAGGCTATTGCCATACTAGACTCCGGAGTCGGAGGATTAACCGTTGTCAAGGAAGTCATGCGGCAGCTTCCACTCGAAAAGATTATTTATTTCGGGGATACAGCCCGCAGTCCCTATGGTCCGAGACCCGCTGAAGAGGTTCAGGCGTTCACGGCTCAAATTGTGGATTATTTAATTCAATTCAACCCAAAAATGATTGTCATCGCTTGCAATACGGCAACAGCAGCAGCCATGGATCTTATCCGGTCCAAAGTATCTATTCCAGTCCTGGGTGTCATTTCACCTGGCGTTCGCGCCGCGATCAAGTCATCGTTTAACGCAAGGGTTGGCGTCATCGGAACAGAAGGAACAATCCGCAGCAAAGCCTACGAGCAGGCATTAACATCCATCTCGCCGAATATACAAGTTTTCAGCCAAGCATGCCCAGACCTCGCTCCATTGGTTGAAAAAGGTCTTTTTGACTCCGATGAAACCATTCAAGCGGTGGAAGCATCTCTGTCGGTGCTTCGTTCAAGCCCAATGGATTGCCTGATTCTGGGGTGCACCCATTATCCGTTTCTAACCCGTGCGATTTCTGAAGTCATGGGCTCCGAGGTCAAGCTTATTTCTTCAGCGGATGAAACAGCCCGCGAGATCAGTGCGATCCTTCACCATCATGAAATGCTGTCCCCAACGGGAATGGTTCCTTTTCATCAATTTTATTGCAGCGGAGAGCCGGGGCTGTTTAAACAAATCGCCCAAAACTGGCTGAAGGAAGAAATCTCCATCACTCCTGTCGTTTGGCAGGTGCCTACTATCAGATAA
- a CDS encoding polysaccharide deacetylase family protein: MKKSTWNLLLVTLLSTALAGCSNSTQDTASASTQKVSVNVKETAAPSPTSTIKPVVTPSQSITPTQTPNDIPSASPSAAPVQSTAVKPVAAAKSGTSEKAALSWYYLKKKTGQVPDFPKETKSFTSGQKAVWIGKGKKVYLTIDAGGPLIEVDMMLKALKDNDVKANFFIAGYNIKQNPDYLKRLVNDGHFIANHTMTHKDLTLLTDDQVKSEITDFEKMYKEITGKEVEKYFRFPYGKYSMHDLSLISSMGYTSVFWSTAMKDWEPRKNGADDPYNDIMNNLHDGNIILMHQGSKENMQALDRIIKAVKKAGYEFGTVNELSPN; this comes from the coding sequence TTGAAAAAGTCAACTTGGAATCTGCTGCTAGTCACTTTACTGAGCACTGCCTTGGCAGGATGCTCCAATTCCACACAGGATACTGCATCTGCTTCTACTCAAAAAGTCTCAGTTAATGTGAAGGAAACCGCCGCTCCATCACCAACAAGCACGATAAAACCGGTTGTTACACCATCACAATCAATCACTCCAACACAAACTCCAAATGATATCCCATCGGCTTCTCCCTCAGCGGCTCCGGTTCAGTCAACCGCTGTCAAACCCGTGGCTGCAGCTAAATCTGGAACAAGCGAGAAAGCAGCTTTATCATGGTACTACTTGAAGAAGAAAACGGGACAAGTCCCCGATTTCCCGAAAGAGACCAAGAGCTTCACCAGCGGCCAAAAAGCAGTTTGGATAGGTAAAGGCAAGAAGGTATATCTCACCATCGATGCAGGCGGACCGCTTATTGAAGTCGATATGATGCTGAAAGCATTGAAGGACAACGATGTGAAAGCCAACTTTTTTATTGCGGGCTATAACATCAAGCAGAATCCGGATTATTTGAAGCGATTGGTCAATGACGGTCATTTTATCGCGAATCACACGATGACACACAAGGATTTGACGCTGCTGACAGATGACCAAGTGAAGAGCGAAATAACGGATTTCGAAAAAATGTATAAAGAAATTACAGGCAAAGAGGTGGAGAAATATTTCCGCTTTCCTTATGGCAAATATTCGATGCATGATCTAAGCTTGATTTCCAGCATGGGTTATACGTCAGTTTTCTGGTCAACTGCGATGAAAGATTGGGAGCCACGCAAAAATGGGGCCGACGATCCGTATAATGATATCATGAATAATCTGCATGACGGGAATATCATTTTGATGCACCAAGGCTCCAAAGAGAATATGCAGGCTCTCGACCGCATCATCAAAGCCGTCAAAAAAGCTGGTTACGAGTTTGGGACCGTGAACGAATTATCGCCAAACTAG
- a CDS encoding alpha-glucosidase/alpha-galactosidase, with translation MSKITFLGAGSTVFAKNVLGDCMLTPALQGFELALFDIDHQRLKDSENMLNNLKRAAKSSCVVKAYTNRKEALSGAKFIVNAIQVGGYDPCTITDFEVPKKYGLRQTIADTIGIGGIFRNLRTIPVMLDFASDIQEMCPEALFLNYSNPMAVLTNVMNTYGGVQTVGLCHSVQACMPELFKSLGLDSAGVQTKIAGINHMAWLLEVTKDGVDIYPEIKRRAAEKQKEKHGDMVRYEMMFRFGYYNTESSEHTAEYHPYFIKQNYPELIERFNIPLDEYPRRCVNQIERWKKMREELVNNQNLEHHRSHEYASYIFEAMETNIPYKIGGNVMNTGLITNLPKEACVEVPCLVDASGVTPTYVGDLPPQLAALNRTNINTQLLTIEAAITRKREHIYHAAMLDPHTAAELSLDDIVSLCDDLIEAHGDWLPSYTR, from the coding sequence ATGTCCAAGATCACTTTTTTAGGAGCGGGCAGTACGGTTTTTGCCAAGAACGTACTCGGAGATTGCATGTTAACGCCTGCACTTCAAGGTTTTGAATTGGCTTTATTTGATATTGATCATCAGCGGTTGAAAGATTCGGAAAATATGCTGAACAATCTCAAAAGGGCAGCGAAAAGCAGCTGTGTAGTAAAGGCATATACCAATAGGAAAGAAGCGCTGAGCGGTGCAAAATTTATCGTTAATGCGATTCAGGTAGGCGGATATGATCCTTGTACGATCACGGATTTTGAGGTACCCAAGAAATACGGCCTCCGTCAAACGATTGCCGATACGATTGGGATAGGCGGCATTTTCCGTAACCTGAGAACGATTCCGGTGATGCTTGACTTTGCATCAGATATTCAAGAGATGTGTCCTGAGGCCTTGTTCCTGAACTATTCAAATCCAATGGCTGTTTTGACGAATGTAATGAATACTTACGGTGGAGTGCAAACTGTCGGACTTTGCCATAGCGTGCAGGCCTGCATGCCTGAATTGTTTAAAAGCTTGGGACTTGACAGCGCAGGGGTTCAAACTAAAATTGCCGGTATCAACCATATGGCCTGGCTGCTTGAGGTTACGAAAGACGGTGTTGATATATATCCGGAAATTAAGCGCAGGGCCGCTGAAAAGCAGAAGGAAAAGCATGGTGACATGGTGCGTTATGAGATGATGTTCCGGTTTGGGTATTATAATACAGAGTCCTCCGAGCATACAGCCGAGTATCATCCATATTTTATCAAACAAAATTACCCGGAGCTGATCGAACGCTTCAATATCCCGCTGGATGAATACCCGCGCCGGTGTGTAAATCAAATCGAGCGTTGGAAGAAGATGCGGGAGGAGCTGGTAAACAACCAGAATCTTGAGCATCATCGGTCGCATGAGTATGCATCCTACATCTTTGAAGCAATGGAGACTAACATTCCATATAAAATTGGCGGAAATGTCATGAATACAGGTCTCATCACGAATCTTCCGAAGGAAGCCTGCGTGGAGGTCCCCTGCCTCGTGGATGCCAGCGGCGTTACACCGACTTATGTTGGAGATCTGCCCCCGCAATTGGCTGCTTTAAACCGAACCAACATCAATACCCAGCTGCTGACTATAGAAGCGGCCATCACACGCAAAAGAGAACATATATATCACGCGGCGATGTTGGATCCGCATACAGCGGCTGAACTTTCGCTGGATGATATCGTATCGCTTTGCGATGATTTAATTGAAGCGCACGGAGATTGGCTGCCTTCCTATACTAGATAA
- a CDS encoding disulfide oxidoreductase: protein MKENGMHLSWMVALIATLGSLYFSEILHYLPCKLCWYQRILMYPLVLILGIASVRKDYQLTVYVIPMAFWGACISIYHILMQETSWFQEAATSCGPVPCNVDYIRWLGFITIPMLAGTAFLLIAVMQFMTWKAARHSVYR, encoded by the coding sequence ATGAAGGAAAACGGTATGCATCTCTCTTGGATGGTTGCGTTAATTGCCACGCTGGGAAGCTTATATTTTTCGGAAATTCTGCATTATTTACCTTGCAAACTTTGTTGGTACCAACGGATATTGATGTATCCTTTAGTGCTCATACTGGGCATAGCCTCTGTACGTAAGGATTACCAGTTAACCGTCTATGTTATACCCATGGCGTTCTGGGGAGCATGCATCTCTATCTATCATATCTTGATGCAGGAGACTTCATGGTTTCAGGAAGCCGCAACCTCATGCGGCCCAGTACCTTGCAATGTGGATTACATCCGCTGGCTGGGATTTATAACGATTCCCATGCTTGCCGGGACCGCTTTTCTGCTGATCGCGGTGATGCAGTTCATGACTTGGAAGGCTGCACGCCATTCAGTTTACAGATAA